A window of Longispora fulva contains these coding sequences:
- the mptB gene encoding polyprenol phosphomannose-dependent alpha 1,6 mannosyltransferase MptB, translating into MLSLFATAVPAAEHRRCRALGFVGSAAVALGGLAAGALPVRDTLTPVRGLGDLRGYATPGLACTYFGLALLVLAWWWLGTIRPPTRGLLITFAVWAAPLALGPPLFSRDVYSYLAQGRMVGEGIDVYQFGPATLGGPLAAQVPAIWQTTPTPYGPVFLTFATRVSRVADGHIAGGVLGMRAVALLGVAALAVCLPRLARACGVDPSPAVWLGLLNPLVLLHLVAGAHNDAVMLGLLVTGLVVALHRRPALGAVLVTLAALVKAPAALGLLVVAAIWADQLAGRWRWPLALFRAGGTGLATTVIATGVAGTGYGWIGALSTPISATNWSVTSALGRLTGVVLDTHLGVSAWRWIGLGAVGAVGLFVWLRREQLGVVHALGLCLAAMAVLGPALRTWYLLWGLVPIAAAAPTGAVRRWAAGASGVLALAVLPDGFGPDPERLAVALGGALLAVVAAWWWVTGVELAPEPRLHAVGYRLW; encoded by the coding sequence GTGTTGAGCCTGTTCGCCACAGCGGTGCCGGCCGCCGAACACCGCCGCTGTCGCGCGCTCGGGTTCGTCGGTTCGGCCGCCGTCGCGCTCGGCGGCCTGGCTGCCGGCGCGCTGCCGGTGCGCGACACCCTGACGCCGGTGCGCGGCCTGGGCGACCTGCGCGGCTACGCCACCCCGGGCCTGGCCTGCACGTACTTCGGGCTTGCCCTGCTCGTGCTGGCCTGGTGGTGGCTCGGCACGATCCGGCCGCCGACCCGGGGCCTGCTGATCACGTTCGCGGTGTGGGCCGCGCCGCTGGCCCTCGGCCCGCCCCTGTTCAGCCGGGACGTGTACAGCTACCTCGCCCAGGGCCGGATGGTCGGCGAGGGCATCGACGTGTACCAGTTCGGCCCGGCCACCCTCGGCGGTCCCCTGGCCGCGCAGGTCCCTGCGATCTGGCAGACCACGCCCACGCCGTACGGGCCGGTGTTCCTCACGTTCGCGACCCGGGTGTCGCGGGTGGCCGACGGGCACATCGCCGGTGGGGTCCTCGGCATGCGCGCCGTGGCGCTGCTCGGGGTGGCGGCCCTGGCGGTGTGCCTGCCCCGGCTCGCCCGGGCCTGCGGGGTGGACCCGTCGCCGGCCGTCTGGCTCGGCCTGCTCAATCCCCTGGTCCTGCTGCACCTCGTCGCCGGCGCGCACAACGACGCCGTGATGCTCGGCCTGCTCGTCACCGGCCTGGTCGTCGCGCTGCACCGCCGGCCGGCACTGGGCGCGGTCCTGGTCACCCTCGCCGCCCTGGTCAAGGCGCCCGCGGCGCTGGGTCTGCTCGTGGTGGCGGCGATCTGGGCCGATCAGCTGGCCGGCCGGTGGCGGTGGCCCCTCGCCCTGTTCCGGGCCGGCGGGACCGGGTTGGCCACCACCGTGATCGCCACCGGCGTCGCCGGCACCGGCTACGGCTGGATCGGCGCGCTGAGCACCCCCATCTCGGCCACCAACTGGTCGGTCACCAGCGCCCTCGGCCGGCTCACCGGCGTCGTCCTCGACACCCACCTCGGGGTGTCGGCGTGGCGGTGGATCGGGCTGGGCGCGGTCGGCGCGGTCGGCCTGTTCGTGTGGCTGCGCCGCGAACAGCTCGGCGTGGTGCACGCGCTCGGCCTGTGCCTGGCGGCGATGGCGGTGCTCGGGCCGGCGCTGCGGACCTGGTACCTGCTGTGGGGCCTGGTCCCGATCGCTGCGGCGGCCCCGACGGGCGCGGTCCGCCGCTGGGCGGCCGGGGCCAGCGGCGTGCTCGCGTTGGCCGTGCTCCCCGACGGGTTCGGCCCCGACCCGGAGCGGCTCGCCGTCGCGCTCGGCGGCGCGCTGCTGGCCGTGGTGGCCGCGTGGTGGTGGGTCACCGGCGTCGAACTGGCCCCCGAACCCCGCCTGCACGCGGTCGGCTACCGCCTGTGGTGA
- a CDS encoding glycosyltransferase family 4 protein — MRVAIITESYSPDVNGVANSVARVADHLVARGHSPLVIAPRPASTVLPADDPEHYPVLRVSSLPMMGYPSVRLGLPTRRILEALRAHRPDVVHLASPFVLGAWGARAAGELGVPIVAVYQTDVPGFARAYRVGLAESMAWGWVRRVHNRAALTLAPSSSTADQLTERGVPRVRRWGRGVDTDLFHPARRDEALRRELAPDGEVIVGYVGRLAREKCVELLAATSRLPGVRVVVVGDGPTRDSVRKAMPDATFLGTRHGTDLARIYASLDVFVHTGPHETFCQTVQEALASGVPVVAPAAGGPIDLVEPGHTGTLVTPSDEAAVTAAVAELVADPARRDAYGLAAREAVARRTWGALTDELIGHYAAVGAATPVIAA; from the coding sequence ATGCGAGTCGCGATCATCACAGAGTCGTACTCGCCGGACGTCAACGGCGTGGCCAACTCCGTGGCCCGGGTGGCAGACCATCTGGTCGCCCGCGGGCACAGTCCCCTGGTCATCGCCCCGAGGCCGGCGTCCACAGTGCTGCCCGCCGACGATCCGGAACACTATCCGGTACTGCGGGTGAGCTCCCTGCCCATGATGGGCTACCCGAGCGTGCGCCTCGGCCTGCCGACCCGGCGGATCCTCGAGGCGCTCCGGGCGCACCGCCCGGACGTCGTGCACCTGGCCAGCCCGTTCGTGCTCGGCGCGTGGGGCGCACGGGCCGCGGGTGAACTCGGGGTGCCGATCGTGGCCGTCTACCAGACCGACGTGCCCGGCTTCGCCCGCGCGTACCGGGTCGGGCTCGCCGAGTCGATGGCCTGGGGCTGGGTCCGCCGGGTGCACAACCGCGCGGCCCTGACCCTCGCGCCGTCCTCCTCGACGGCCGACCAGCTCACCGAGCGCGGCGTGCCCCGGGTGCGGCGCTGGGGACGTGGCGTGGACACCGACCTGTTCCACCCCGCCCGCCGCGACGAGGCCCTGCGCCGCGAACTGGCCCCGGACGGCGAGGTCATCGTCGGGTATGTCGGCCGCCTCGCCCGGGAGAAGTGCGTCGAACTGCTCGCCGCGACGTCCCGGCTGCCCGGGGTGCGCGTCGTGGTCGTCGGCGACGGGCCGACCCGCGACTCGGTCCGCAAGGCGATGCCCGACGCCACCTTCCTCGGTACCCGGCACGGCACCGACCTGGCCCGGATCTACGCCAGCCTCGACGTGTTCGTGCACACCGGACCGCACGAGACCTTCTGCCAGACGGTGCAGGAGGCCCTGGCCAGCGGGGTGCCCGTGGTCGCCCCGGCGGCCGGCGGCCCCATCGACCTGGTCGAGCCCGGACACACCGGCACCCTGGTGACGCCCTCCGACGAGGCCGCGGTCACGGCCGCCGTCGCCGAGCTGGTGGCCGACCCGGCCCGCCGGGACGCCTACGGTCTGGCCGCCCGCGAGGCCGTCGCCCGCCGGACCTGGGGCGCGCTCACCGACGAACTGATCGGGCACTACGCGGCGGTCGGGGCGGCCACCCCGGTGATCGCCGCGTGA
- a CDS encoding glycosyltransferase, translating to MRIVRLANFVTPTSGGLRTALYSLGQGYAGAGHEPVLVIPGADHGEEDTPQGKVITLPGVHVPGLGGYRVMLRRRPLLDLLGRLDPDRLEVSDRTTLRWTGAWARAHGVPAVMVSHESLDGLLGVARLPGPALRWLAGRLNRNTARDYDRVICTTDWATREFDRIGVRNVDQVPLGVDLDLFRPDRRAPHGGPGVLLVCCVRLSLEKRPQRALTTLAALRSRGVDARLVIAGDGPLRERLEAEAAAGGLPVTFTGWMSDRGALADLLASADVVIAPGPVETFGLAALEALACGSPVVVSSSSALPGVVGDAGVAVAGEDMSAGVVELLGRPEAGRRAAARARAEMFGWDAAVRGFLAVHADL from the coding sequence GTGAGGATCGTCCGGCTCGCCAACTTCGTCACGCCCACCTCCGGCGGCCTGCGCACCGCCCTCTACTCCCTCGGCCAGGGCTACGCCGGGGCCGGCCACGAGCCGGTGCTGGTGATCCCCGGTGCCGACCACGGCGAGGAGGACACCCCGCAGGGCAAGGTCATCACGCTGCCCGGCGTGCACGTCCCCGGCCTCGGCGGCTACCGGGTGATGCTCCGCCGCCGCCCCCTCCTCGACCTGCTCGGCCGGCTCGACCCCGACCGGCTCGAGGTGTCCGACCGCACGACCCTGCGCTGGACCGGCGCGTGGGCCCGCGCGCACGGCGTACCGGCCGTGATGGTCTCGCACGAGAGCCTCGACGGCCTGCTCGGCGTCGCCCGGCTGCCCGGCCCCGCCCTGCGCTGGCTCGCCGGCCGGCTCAACCGCAACACCGCCCGCGACTACGACCGGGTGATCTGCACGACGGACTGGGCCACCCGCGAGTTCGACCGGATCGGCGTGCGCAACGTGGACCAGGTACCCCTCGGAGTGGATCTCGATCTGTTCCGCCCCGACCGGCGCGCCCCGCACGGCGGGCCCGGGGTGCTGCTCGTGTGCTGCGTCCGGCTGTCCCTGGAGAAGCGGCCGCAGCGGGCCCTGACCACCCTCGCGGCGCTGCGCTCGCGCGGCGTCGACGCCCGGCTCGTGATCGCCGGCGACGGCCCGCTCCGCGAACGCCTGGAGGCCGAGGCCGCGGCCGGCGGCCTGCCGGTCACGTTCACCGGCTGGATGTCGGACCGCGGAGCCCTCGCCGACCTGCTCGCCTCCGCCGACGTCGTGATCGCCCCCGGGCCGGTCGAGACGTTCGGGCTCGCGGCGTTGGAGGCGCTGGCCTGCGGCAGCCCGGTCGTGGTCAGCTCCTCCAGCGCGTTGCCCGGGGTCGTCGGGGACGCCGGGGTGGCCGTGGCCGGCGAGGACATGTCCGCCGGGGTGGTCGAGCTGCTCGGCCGGCCGGAGGCCGGGCGGCGGGCGGCCGCGCGGGCCCGGGCGGAGATGTTCGGCTGGGACGCGGCGGTGCGCGGCTTCCTCGCGGTGCACGCCGACCTCTGA
- a CDS encoding TIGR03086 family metal-binding protein, whose amino-acid sequence MSDSPFAALAPDRPLFAEFAASVPHTMAVVAAVTDDQLDAPTPCADWDLSALLNHVLWDAAAGARTGRHAPVPADASESPDADRLVGDWRSAYATAGAAAGDAWSQPGAWAGETSLGGGTLPAGAFGTLFLIDLIVHGWDVARATGRPYAPDEDAVGAVHEWLSTRAEIGRSTGAWGPPVPVPVAAPPLHRVLGLVGRDPHWGGEGTR is encoded by the coding sequence ATGAGCGACAGCCCGTTCGCAGCACTCGCCCCGGACCGCCCGCTGTTCGCGGAGTTCGCGGCCTCCGTCCCACACACGATGGCGGTCGTCGCGGCGGTGACCGACGACCAGCTCGACGCGCCCACCCCGTGCGCGGACTGGGACCTGTCGGCCCTGCTCAACCACGTCCTGTGGGACGCGGCCGCGGGGGCGCGCACCGGCCGGCACGCCCCGGTCCCCGCCGATGCCTCGGAGTCCCCGGACGCCGACCGACTGGTCGGGGACTGGCGGTCGGCCTACGCCACTGCCGGGGCGGCTGCCGGCGACGCCTGGAGCCAGCCCGGAGCCTGGGCGGGCGAGACCTCGCTGGGCGGCGGGACGCTGCCCGCGGGGGCGTTCGGCACGTTGTTTCTCATCGACCTCATCGTGCACGGCTGGGACGTGGCCCGCGCCACGGGGCGGCCGTACGCCCCTGACGAGGATGCCGTCGGGGCCGTGCACGAGTGGCTGAGCACCCGCGCGGAGATCGGCCGGAGCACGGGCGCGTGGGGGCCGCCGGTGCCGGTCCCCGTGGCCGCGCCGCCGCTGCACCGGGTCCTGGGCCTGGTCGGGCGCGACCCGCACTGGGGAGGCGAGGGCACCCGCTGA
- a CDS encoding L-threonylcarbamoyladenylate synthase produces MARYLDVHPDNPQARSISQVVDLVKGGGLIAYPTDSCFAFGCQMGNKAGLDRIREIRKLDDRHHFTLVCRDFAQLGQFVKISNAVFRLIKAATPGSYTFILPATREVPRRLLHPKKQTVGVRIPDHKVAQALLAELGEPLLSSTLLLPGHDEPMTNGWEIKELLDHQIDAVIDSGDCGVEPTTVIDLSGDEPEILRVGAGDPTPFE; encoded by the coding sequence GTGGCTAGGTATCTGGACGTGCACCCCGACAACCCGCAGGCCCGTTCGATCAGCCAGGTCGTCGACCTGGTCAAGGGCGGCGGCCTGATCGCCTACCCGACCGACTCGTGCTTCGCGTTCGGTTGCCAGATGGGCAACAAGGCCGGCCTGGACCGGATCCGCGAGATCCGCAAGCTCGACGACCGGCACCACTTCACCCTCGTCTGCCGCGACTTCGCCCAGCTGGGCCAGTTCGTGAAGATCAGCAACGCGGTGTTCCGGCTGATCAAGGCGGCCACCCCGGGCAGCTACACGTTCATCCTGCCGGCGACCCGGGAGGTGCCGCGCCGCCTGCTGCACCCCAAGAAGCAGACCGTGGGGGTCCGGATCCCCGACCACAAGGTCGCCCAGGCCCTCCTCGCCGAACTCGGCGAGCCGCTGCTGTCCAGCACGCTCCTCCTGCCCGGCCACGACGAGCCGATGACGAACGGCTGGGAGATCAAGGAGCTGTTGGACCACCAGATCGACGCGGTGATCGACTCCGGGGACTGCGGGGTGGAACCGACGACGGTGATCGACCTGTCCGGGGACGAGCCGGAGATCCTCCGGGTGGGGGCCGGCGACCCGACGCCGTTCGAGTAG
- a CDS encoding ABC transporter ATP-binding protein has protein sequence MTRLYAENLTLAYEQRTVATGLGIEIPDGSFTVIVGPNACGKSTLLRALARMLRPKAGGVFLDGALISSYPSKEVARRLGLLPQSSTAPDGITVADLVARGRYPHQRLLRQWSRDDETAVADALRRTGTAELADRFVDELSGGQRQRVWLAMVLAQRTGILLLDEPTTFLDIAHQHEVLDLCADLHEREGHTLVAVLHELNQAARYATHLVAMRRGGTVAAQGDPRDVITPALVEEVFGLPCRVIEDPETGTPLVVPLRRRHTELSITLEA, from the coding sequence ATGACCCGGCTGTACGCGGAGAACCTCACCCTCGCCTACGAGCAGCGCACCGTCGCCACCGGACTGGGGATCGAGATCCCCGACGGCTCGTTCACCGTCATCGTCGGGCCGAACGCGTGCGGCAAGTCCACGCTGCTGCGGGCCCTGGCGCGGATGCTGCGGCCGAAGGCTGGCGGGGTGTTCCTCGACGGGGCGCTGATCTCCTCGTACCCGTCGAAGGAGGTCGCCAGGAGACTCGGGCTGCTGCCGCAGTCGTCGACGGCGCCGGACGGGATCACCGTCGCCGACCTGGTGGCGCGGGGGCGCTACCCGCACCAGCGACTGCTGCGGCAGTGGTCCCGCGACGACGAGACCGCCGTGGCCGACGCGCTGCGCCGCACGGGCACCGCCGAACTGGCCGACCGGTTCGTCGACGAGTTGTCCGGCGGGCAGCGGCAGCGGGTCTGGCTGGCGATGGTGCTCGCCCAGCGCACCGGCATCCTGCTGCTGGACGAGCCGACCACGTTCCTGGACATCGCCCACCAGCACGAGGTCCTGGACCTGTGCGCCGACCTGCACGAGCGCGAGGGGCACACCCTGGTCGCGGTGCTGCACGAGCTCAACCAGGCCGCCCGGTACGCCACCCACCTGGTCGCGATGCGCCGGGGCGGGACGGTCGCCGCGCAGGGCGACCCGCGCGACGTGATCACCCCGGCGCTGGTCGAGGAGGTGTTCGGCCTCCCCTGCCGGGTGATCGAGGACCCCGAGACGGGTACGCCGCTCGTCGTGCCCCTCCGCCGCCGGCACACTGAGTTATCGATCACACTCGAAGCGTGA
- a CDS encoding FecCD family ABC transporter permease produces MRTPRTPARPATRTLRTPGDRLSLRYAPRAATVCVLLAAGALAVGLVALTTGDFPLTVSEVGAWLVGRGDGGTDFVVGTLRLPRLLTALLVGAGLGVSGGLFQSLTRNPLGSPDIVGFTTGSATGALVAILLLGGDPFAVAAGAVLGGLGTAAVVYLLAVRGGVQGTRLILMGIGVSAILLSVNAYLITRASWQDALAAQSWLIGTLNGRRWEHVVPLALACAVLLPVALYQGRRLALLEMGDDAAHALGVPVQRTRLVLVAVGVGLAAVATAAAGPIGFVALAGPQIARRLTRSTGAALLPAALTGALLLAGCDLATQRLAPSLPVGIATGAVGGCYLAWLLAHSWRKANR; encoded by the coding sequence GTGAGGACGCCACGCACCCCGGCGAGACCCGCCACGAGGACACTCCGCACCCCGGGCGACCGGCTGTCCCTGCGGTACGCGCCGCGCGCCGCGACCGTGTGCGTCCTGCTGGCCGCCGGCGCGCTCGCGGTCGGACTGGTCGCGCTGACCACCGGGGACTTCCCGCTGACCGTGTCCGAGGTCGGGGCCTGGCTCGTCGGCCGGGGCGACGGCGGCACCGACTTCGTCGTCGGCACCCTGCGCCTGCCACGGCTGCTGACCGCGCTCCTGGTCGGGGCCGGGCTCGGGGTCAGCGGCGGGTTGTTCCAGAGCCTGACCCGCAACCCGCTCGGCAGCCCCGACATCGTGGGCTTCACGACCGGCTCGGCGACCGGGGCACTGGTGGCGATCCTGCTGCTCGGTGGCGACCCATTCGCCGTCGCGGCCGGCGCGGTGCTGGGCGGGCTGGGCACCGCCGCGGTCGTGTACCTCCTCGCCGTCCGGGGCGGGGTGCAGGGCACCCGGCTGATCCTGATGGGGATCGGGGTGAGCGCGATCCTGCTGTCGGTCAACGCGTACCTGATCACCCGGGCGTCCTGGCAGGACGCCCTCGCCGCGCAGTCCTGGCTGATCGGCACCCTCAACGGCCGGCGCTGGGAGCACGTGGTGCCCCTCGCGCTCGCGTGCGCGGTCCTGCTGCCCGTGGCCCTGTACCAGGGGCGGCGGCTCGCCCTGCTGGAGATGGGCGACGACGCGGCGCACGCGCTCGGCGTACCGGTGCAGCGCACCCGGCTCGTCCTCGTCGCCGTCGGGGTGGGCCTGGCGGCCGTGGCCACGGCGGCGGCCGGCCCGATCGGGTTCGTGGCCCTGGCCGGCCCGCAGATCGCCCGCCGGCTGACCCGGTCCACCGGCGCCGCGCTGCTCCCGGCGGCCCTGACCGGCGCGCTGCTACTCGCCGGGTGCGACCTGGCCACGCAACGACTGGCCCCGAGTCTGCCGGTGGGCATCGCCACCGGCGCGGTCGGCGGCTGCTACCTGGCCTGGCTCCTGGCCCACTCCTGGCGGAAGGCGAACCGATGA
- a CDS encoding FecCD family ABC transporter permease, protein MPAPLAPARRAAGLLVAAVALGTLCLLSLWVGSRHIPIATTWHLLWQPDGSTEAVIVHGVRLPRTVLAVAVGAALGLSGALMQAITRNPLADPGLLGVNMGAATAVVVAIAFLRITAVAGFVWFAFAGAALATLLVYALGSAGRSGATPERLVLAGASVTAALGAFNMAVLLLDPAAFNRFRFWDVGSLAGRRMDIVLAVGPFLLVGILLALGLARSLNALGLGDDAGRALGAHLGRTRVLGAVAVTLLCGAATAAAGPIGFVGLTVPHVARMIVGPDQRWVLGYSMVLAPVLLLGADLIGRVATAPGELQVGIVTALLGGPVFLALCRRRKLARL, encoded by the coding sequence GTGCCCGCTCCCCTCGCCCCCGCCCGCCGTGCGGCCGGCCTGCTGGTCGCCGCGGTCGCGCTCGGCACGCTGTGCCTGCTCAGTCTCTGGGTCGGCTCCCGACACATCCCGATCGCGACCACCTGGCACCTGCTCTGGCAACCGGACGGATCCACGGAGGCGGTGATCGTGCACGGCGTGCGGCTGCCGCGCACCGTCCTCGCCGTCGCCGTCGGGGCGGCCCTCGGCCTGTCCGGCGCGCTGATGCAGGCCATCACCCGCAACCCGCTCGCCGACCCGGGGCTGCTCGGCGTGAACATGGGCGCGGCCACCGCCGTCGTGGTGGCCATCGCGTTCCTGCGGATCACGGCCGTCGCCGGCTTCGTGTGGTTCGCCTTCGCCGGGGCGGCGCTGGCCACCCTCCTCGTCTACGCGCTCGGCTCGGCCGGCCGGTCCGGCGCCACCCCCGAGCGCCTGGTGCTCGCCGGGGCGTCGGTCACGGCGGCGCTCGGCGCGTTCAACATGGCCGTCCTGCTGCTCGACCCGGCGGCGTTCAACAGGTTCCGGTTCTGGGACGTGGGCTCCCTGGCCGGCCGCAGGATGGACATCGTGCTCGCCGTCGGGCCGTTCCTGCTGGTCGGGATCCTGCTCGCGCTCGGCCTGGCCCGCTCGCTCAACGCGCTCGGCCTCGGCGACGACGCGGGTCGGGCGCTCGGCGCGCACCTCGGCCGGACCCGGGTCCTCGGAGCCGTGGCGGTCACCCTGCTCTGCGGCGCGGCCACGGCGGCGGCCGGCCCGATCGGGTTCGTGGGCCTGACCGTGCCGCACGTGGCCCGGATGATCGTGGGCCCCGACCAGCGCTGGGTCCTCGGCTACTCGATGGTGCTGGCCCCGGTCCTCCTCCTCGGCGCCGACCTGATCGGCCGGGTGGCCACGGCGCCCGGCGAGTTGCAGGTCGGTATCGTGACCGCCCTGCTCGGCGGCCCGGTGTTCCTGGCACTGTGCCGGCGGCGGAAGCTGGCCCGGCTGTGA
- a CDS encoding ABC transporter ATP-binding protein translates to MSAGRLLRSSIGGQARHIATGATLAAAHQAGEVMVPVLIGVVIDRAVATGAGWALLGWLAVLAVVFAALSTSFRLSARSAERANEQAAHELRVAVTARVLHPRGGADTGRLSGALVTLATGDAQRVGAVNGALVWGVAALLGITVSAVALLRISVPLGLLVLLGTPPLLFLAHLIGRPLERRSDVEQDRAAHASGIAADLVAGLRVLKGIGAEAVAVSRYRATSRDSLAATLRAARAQAWNNGAIVTLTGVFIAAVALVGGRLAAAGDISIGGLVAAVGLALFLLTPFETFAWVNGELAQGRASAARIAAVLDAPHTASAGVTDPAAPVEGRVRFWAVTHSALRDLHLDVAPGELLGVVAADPLAASALLECLGRDVDPYAGSVELDGRCLSGLDPAGVRAAILVAAHDADLFEGTVLDNVGGTGPGGGPDAAPSPGADGAPGPAPDPAVRPGGRVRAALAAALADEVAGALPRGLDTPVTERGRSLSGGQRQRVALARALAADPPVLVVHDPTTAVDTVTEARIAAGVRDLREGRTTILVTTSPALLAVTDRVVVLHDGAVTAEGTHPELVRDHPGYRATVLA, encoded by the coding sequence GTGAGCGCAGGTCGACTCTTACGATCCTCGATCGGGGGCCAGGCCCGGCACATCGCCACCGGGGCGACCCTCGCCGCGGCACACCAGGCCGGCGAGGTGATGGTCCCGGTCCTGATCGGCGTCGTGATCGACCGCGCCGTGGCCACCGGGGCCGGCTGGGCGCTCCTCGGCTGGCTCGCCGTGCTCGCCGTCGTGTTCGCCGCCCTGTCCACCAGCTTCCGGCTCAGCGCCCGGTCCGCCGAACGGGCCAACGAACAGGCGGCCCACGAGCTGCGGGTCGCGGTCACCGCGCGGGTCCTGCACCCCCGGGGCGGCGCGGACACCGGCCGTCTGTCCGGCGCGCTCGTCACCCTCGCCACCGGCGACGCCCAGCGGGTCGGCGCGGTCAACGGCGCGCTGGTCTGGGGGGTCGCCGCGCTGCTCGGCATCACGGTCAGCGCCGTGGCACTGCTGCGGATCTCCGTACCCCTCGGACTGCTCGTCCTGCTCGGCACCCCGCCGCTGCTGTTCCTCGCCCACCTGATCGGCCGCCCCCTGGAACGGCGCAGCGACGTCGAACAGGACCGCGCGGCGCACGCCTCCGGCATCGCCGCCGACCTCGTCGCCGGCCTGCGGGTCCTCAAGGGCATCGGGGCGGAGGCCGTCGCCGTGTCCCGGTACCGGGCCACCAGCCGAGACTCCCTCGCCGCCACCCTGCGCGCCGCCCGCGCCCAGGCCTGGAACAACGGGGCGATCGTCACCCTGACCGGGGTGTTCATCGCGGCCGTCGCGCTCGTCGGCGGCCGGCTCGCCGCCGCAGGCGACATCAGCATCGGCGGACTGGTCGCGGCCGTCGGGCTGGCGTTGTTCCTGCTCACCCCGTTCGAGACGTTCGCGTGGGTGAACGGGGAGCTCGCCCAGGGCCGGGCGTCGGCGGCCCGGATCGCCGCGGTCCTCGACGCCCCGCACACCGCGTCGGCCGGTGTCACGGATCCGGCGGCGCCGGTCGAGGGCCGGGTCCGGTTCTGGGCCGTCACCCACTCCGCGCTGCGCGACCTGCACCTCGACGTCGCCCCCGGTGAACTCCTCGGCGTGGTCGCCGCCGACCCCCTCGCCGCCAGCGCGCTGCTGGAGTGCCTCGGCCGCGACGTCGACCCGTACGCCGGCTCCGTCGAACTCGACGGCCGCTGCCTGTCCGGTCTGGACCCGGCCGGGGTCCGGGCCGCCATCCTCGTCGCGGCGCACGACGCGGACCTGTTCGAGGGCACCGTGCTCGACAACGTCGGCGGCACCGGGCCCGGCGGCGGGCCGGACGCTGCCCCGTCGCCCGGTGCCGACGGGGCGCCCGGCCCGGCACCCGATCCGGCGGTCCGGCCCGGCGGCCGGGTCCGCGCCGCCTTGGCCGCCGCGCTCGCCGACGAGGTGGCCGGCGCGCTGCCCCGGGGACTCGACACCCCCGTCACCGAACGCGGCCGGTCCCTGTCCGGCGGCCAGCGGCAACGGGTCGCCCTGGCCCGGGCCCTGGCCGCCGACCCGCCCGTCCTCGTCGTGCACGACCCGACCACGGCCGTCGACACGGTCACCGAGGCCCGGATCGCCGCCGGGGTCCGTGACCTGCGCGAGGGCAGGACCACGATCCTCGTCACCACCAGCCCGGCGCTGCTCGCCGTCACCGACCGGGTCGTCGTCCTGCACGACGGGGCGGTGACGGCCGAGGGCACCCATCCGGAGCTGGTCCGCGACCACCCGGGCTACCGCGCGACGGTCCTCGCGTGA